In Pectobacterium aroidearum, the following are encoded in one genomic region:
- the ribA gene encoding GTP cyclohydrolase II: protein MQLKRVAEAKLPTPWGDFLMVGFEEIATGHDHLALVYGDISGSVPVLARVHSECLTGDALFSLRCDCGFQLEAALGHIAEEGRGVLLYHRQEGRNIGLLNKIRAYALQDLGADTVEANHQLGFAADERDFTLCADMFKLLGVDEVRLLTNNPQKVKILNEAGINIVERVPLIVGRNPKNENYLATKAAKMGHMLDMK, encoded by the coding sequence ATGCAACTAAAACGGGTGGCGGAAGCCAAGTTACCCACCCCGTGGGGCGATTTCCTGATGGTCGGTTTCGAAGAGATCGCCACAGGTCACGATCACCTCGCTTTGGTTTATGGTGATATTTCCGGTTCAGTTCCCGTACTTGCCCGTGTGCATTCCGAATGTCTGACAGGGGATGCATTATTTAGTCTGCGCTGTGACTGTGGTTTCCAGCTTGAGGCCGCATTGGGCCATATCGCCGAAGAAGGTCGCGGCGTGCTGTTATACCACCGCCAGGAAGGCCGAAATATCGGGTTACTGAATAAAATCCGTGCCTATGCGTTGCAGGATCTGGGCGCTGATACGGTAGAGGCCAATCATCAGCTTGGGTTTGCCGCCGATGAGCGTGATTTCACGCTGTGCGCCGACATGTTCAAACTGTTGGGTGTTGATGAAGTTCGCCTGCTGACCAATAATCCGCAGAAAGTGAAAATCCTCAACGAAGCCGGGATCAATATCGTCGAACGCGTGCCATTAATCGTCGGACGCAACCCGAAGAATGAGAACTATCTGGCAACCAAAGCTGCCAAAATGGGGCACATGCTGGATATGAAATAA
- a CDS encoding transketolase C-terminal domain-containing protein, translating into MSNAEHLATVMVEQFIKAVEQGIDVVPVLADSSSTAKISPFIQRFPDRIVNVGIAEQTMVGTAVGLSIGGKIAVTCNAAPFLISRANEQLKVDVCYNNSNVKLFGLNAGCSYGPLASTHHSIDDIAVLRGFGNIEIYAPSSPEECRQIIDYAFEHQGPVYIRLDGKPLPALHDDQYRFVPGQIDVLRKGHDIALVGLGSTVHEIVTAAELLAEKGLAATVVNLSSIRPCNTQQLLEILSETPRIITVEEHNVNGGAGSLVAEVLAEAGSGIPLVRLGIPDGQYAIAADRSAMRAHHGLDATGIVNAALRLCPGG; encoded by the coding sequence ATGAGTAACGCAGAGCATTTGGCAACCGTCATGGTCGAGCAGTTCATCAAGGCCGTCGAACAGGGGATTGATGTCGTCCCGGTGTTGGCGGATTCAAGCTCAACGGCGAAGATTTCGCCTTTCATACAGCGTTTCCCTGACCGCATCGTCAACGTGGGCATTGCCGAACAAACGATGGTGGGCACGGCGGTGGGGTTGTCCATCGGCGGCAAGATTGCCGTGACCTGTAACGCGGCGCCGTTTTTGATCTCCCGTGCGAATGAGCAGCTCAAAGTTGACGTCTGTTACAACAACAGCAATGTCAAGCTATTCGGGTTGAATGCTGGCTGTAGTTACGGCCCGCTCGCCAGCACGCACCACAGTATTGATGACATCGCGGTGCTGAGAGGGTTTGGCAATATTGAGATCTACGCGCCGTCCAGCCCGGAAGAGTGCCGCCAGATTATCGATTATGCGTTTGAACATCAGGGGCCTGTCTACATCCGTCTTGATGGTAAACCGCTGCCTGCCTTGCATGATGATCAATATCGTTTTGTTCCAGGGCAGATCGATGTGCTGCGCAAAGGCCACGATATCGCACTGGTTGGGCTAGGGTCGACCGTGCATGAAATTGTGACGGCAGCTGAATTATTAGCAGAAAAAGGACTTGCCGCTACGGTGGTCAATCTTTCCTCTATCCGCCCGTGCAATACTCAGCAATTGCTTGAAATTCTGAGTGAAACACCTCGAATCATCACAGTAGAAGAACACAACGTCAACGGCGGTGCAGGCAGCCTGGTAGCGGAAGTGCTGGCGGAAGCGGGCAGCGGAATTCCTCTTGTGCGGTTGGGGATTCCCGATGGTCAATACGCGATTGCCGCCGATCGGAGCGCGATGCGGGCGCATCACGGTCTGGACGCGACGGGCATTGTCAACGCAGCACTGCGTCTTTGTCCGGGAGGCTGA
- a CDS encoding transketolase: MNPYSLSVEALTQKARAIRRRIIHLNANSPAGGHTGADLSQVEMLTALYFRILNCAPDRLQDPLRDIYIQSKGHAVGGYYCCLAEAGYFPESWLTTYQHPDSHLPGHPVKHKTPGIELNTGALGHGLPVAVGIALAAKRDNSPRRVFVLTGDGELAEGSNWEAALAAAHYQLDNLVIINDKNKLQLAGPTRSIMNTDPLAEKWQAFGLQVTECAGNDMRSVVETLENLPRNGKPNVVIANTEKGAGVSFIQGRAEWHHRVPKGEEIALALEELKDE; this comes from the coding sequence ATGAATCCGTACTCCTTGTCGGTGGAGGCGCTGACGCAAAAAGCTCGCGCCATTCGTCGCCGCATTATTCATCTGAATGCCAATAGCCCGGCTGGCGGGCACACGGGGGCTGACCTGTCACAGGTTGAGATGCTGACGGCACTGTATTTTCGCATTCTGAACTGTGCGCCGGATCGGCTACAGGATCCACTGCGAGATATCTACATCCAGTCAAAAGGTCATGCGGTCGGCGGCTATTACTGCTGTCTGGCCGAAGCGGGCTACTTCCCGGAATCGTGGCTGACCACCTACCAGCACCCTGATTCGCATTTGCCGGGGCATCCGGTCAAACACAAAACGCCGGGGATTGAACTGAACACTGGTGCGTTGGGGCATGGGTTGCCGGTTGCCGTTGGTATCGCGCTGGCGGCGAAGCGCGATAACAGCCCGCGTCGGGTGTTTGTCTTGACGGGGGATGGTGAGCTGGCAGAAGGCAGCAACTGGGAAGCGGCACTGGCGGCGGCGCATTACCAACTGGATAACCTGGTCATCATCAACGACAAGAACAAGCTACAGCTAGCGGGGCCGACGCGTTCCATCATGAACACCGATCCGCTGGCGGAGAAGTGGCAAGCCTTTGGCTTACAGGTCACGGAGTGTGCGGGTAATGACATGCGCTCGGTGGTGGAAACGCTGGAGAATCTGCCGCGTAACGGCAAGCCGAATGTGGTGATTGCAAATACGGAAAAAGGCGCTGGCGTATCGTTTATTCAAGGGCGGGCTGAGTGGCATCACCGCGTGCCGAAAGGCGAGGAAATTGCACTGGCGTTGGAGGAATTAAAAGATGAGTAA
- a CDS encoding ABC transporter permease encodes MKTTHLTAASGALSPGKFVRSRESILLLILRLRTFIALFLILGFFSFTVPGFLATGSLIIMVKHIAINAFLALGITFVIITAGIDLSIGATLGLCGMVAGYMITQGIVLPMFGVAIFPSVWVIVPVVLLIGALIGAINGWIITRYNVAPFICTLGTMYIVRGASMLISGGETFPGLGGNPQLGNTGFELIGSGTILGLPLAIWLMLVLAVVIAYVARCLPFGRHVYAIGDNERAAELSGVKVRQVKVWVYTISGFCAAIAGIVVSSQLVASHPATGTAFEMNAIAAVVLGGTSLAGGRGTILGTLIGAFVIGILADGLVMMGVSEFWQMVIKGIVIIVAVIIDQMQNRMQHKAAIVSQKAAAEGT; translated from the coding sequence ATGAAAACGACTCACCTTACGGCGGCGTCAGGCGCGCTATCGCCGGGTAAGTTTGTACGCTCACGGGAGAGCATCCTGCTATTGATTCTCAGGCTGCGCACGTTCATCGCGCTATTCCTGATTCTGGGGTTCTTTTCCTTCACGGTGCCAGGGTTTTTAGCCACAGGCAGCCTGATCATCATGGTGAAGCACATTGCCATCAATGCGTTTCTGGCGTTGGGGATTACGTTTGTCATCATTACCGCCGGAATTGATCTGTCAATCGGCGCCACGCTGGGGCTGTGCGGCATGGTGGCGGGTTACATGATTACCCAGGGAATTGTGCTGCCGATGTTCGGCGTCGCGATTTTCCCCAGCGTGTGGGTCATCGTACCCGTTGTGTTGCTGATCGGTGCGCTCATCGGTGCCATCAACGGCTGGATCATCACGCGGTATAACGTTGCGCCCTTTATCTGCACGCTTGGGACGATGTACATCGTGCGTGGGGCATCGATGCTGATTTCCGGTGGGGAAACGTTTCCCGGCTTAGGTGGTAACCCGCAGTTGGGCAATACCGGTTTTGAGCTGATTGGCTCTGGCACGATTCTGGGATTACCGTTGGCGATCTGGTTGATGCTGGTGCTGGCCGTGGTGATTGCCTATGTAGCGCGCTGTCTGCCGTTCGGCCGGCATGTCTATGCGATTGGCGACAACGAACGTGCCGCTGAGCTCTCCGGCGTTAAAGTGCGTCAGGTCAAAGTCTGGGTCTACACCATTTCCGGTTTCTGCGCGGCTATTGCGGGTATCGTGGTGTCGTCTCAACTGGTCGCCAGCCACCCGGCAACGGGCACGGCCTTTGAAATGAACGCGATCGCTGCTGTGGTGCTTGGCGGAACGTCGCTGGCAGGCGGACGTGGCACGATTCTGGGCACGCTGATTGGCGCGTTTGTTATCGGGATTCTTGCCGACGGACTGGTGATGATGGGCGTGAGTGAATTCTGGCAGATGGTGATTAAAGGTATCGTTATTATCGTAGCGGTCATTATCGACCAGATGCAAAACCGTATGCAGCACAAGGCCGCCATTGTGTCACAGAAGGCCGCAGCGGAAGGGACATGA
- a CDS encoding FGGY-family carbohydrate kinase produces MFTPVILAIDEGTTNAKAIAVDEQGRILAKAAVALQVTHPQPGRAEQDAMAIWRAVCQAAEACLSSLHRVQVVGVAISNQRESVLIWERRTGRLLTPLVSWQDRRAEKFCQALQGSAEARLIESRTGLQVDPLFPAAKLHAMLAELPDGVARAMQGELCIGTVDCWLNWQFSGGRAYSTDYSNAARTQLFNIHRGCWDEDLLALFGIPSVCLPAVTPSSALHGHTGVTGISGLAAGVPIVALIGDSHAALYGQGITQSGEIKATYGTGSSLMTTINTPHQHAAGLSTTIAWHDGELRYALEGNITHTGSGFAWIGQMLGIPSVTQLTELALSVESTQGVFFVPALSGLGAPYWDVQARGLLCGLCDATTPAIIARAGLESIAYQIADVFFAMEQASQAALPALRVDGGATQNRWLMQFQADLLQRPLIRNHNAEVSALGAAYLGGKILGWWEHNEQIAALPREVEVIEPSAASHAILEGYQQWRTAVARARLRPQS; encoded by the coding sequence ATGTTTACGCCGGTTATTTTGGCAATCGATGAAGGGACGACCAACGCCAAGGCGATTGCCGTCGATGAGCAGGGACGTATTCTGGCTAAAGCGGCAGTCGCTTTGCAGGTGACGCATCCGCAACCGGGCAGAGCCGAGCAGGACGCGATGGCGATCTGGCGTGCGGTTTGTCAGGCGGCAGAAGCCTGTCTGTCGTCACTACACCGGGTTCAGGTGGTGGGCGTGGCGATCAGTAACCAGCGTGAGTCGGTGCTGATTTGGGAGCGGCGCACCGGAAGGCTGCTGACGCCGCTGGTCAGTTGGCAAGATCGTCGTGCCGAGAAATTTTGTCAGGCATTGCAGGGCAGTGCGGAAGCGCGCCTCATCGAATCCCGAACCGGGCTACAAGTCGATCCGCTTTTTCCCGCCGCCAAGCTGCATGCCATGCTGGCAGAACTGCCGGATGGCGTCGCCCGCGCGATGCAAGGGGAATTGTGCATCGGAACAGTGGATTGCTGGCTTAACTGGCAGTTTAGCGGTGGACGAGCGTATTCCACCGACTACTCCAACGCGGCGAGAACCCAACTGTTCAATATTCACCGCGGCTGCTGGGATGAAGATTTGCTGGCACTGTTCGGTATTCCCAGCGTGTGCTTACCTGCCGTCACGCCGTCCTCGGCGCTGCATGGTCACACGGGCGTGACGGGCATCAGCGGGCTTGCTGCTGGCGTGCCAATTGTGGCGCTGATTGGCGATTCTCATGCAGCGCTGTACGGGCAGGGCATCACCCAAAGCGGTGAAATCAAGGCGACATACGGCACGGGTTCGTCGTTGATGACCACCATCAATACGCCGCATCAGCATGCTGCGGGGCTTAGTACCACGATTGCCTGGCACGATGGCGAATTACGCTACGCGCTGGAAGGCAACATTACCCACACCGGTTCGGGATTTGCCTGGATTGGTCAGATGCTGGGCATTCCTTCTGTTACGCAACTTACTGAGCTGGCGCTTAGCGTCGAGTCTACTCAGGGCGTCTTTTTTGTTCCGGCCTTATCCGGGCTGGGCGCGCCCTATTGGGATGTGCAAGCACGCGGCCTGCTGTGTGGTTTATGCGATGCCACCACGCCTGCCATCATCGCTCGTGCGGGGTTGGAATCCATCGCATATCAGATTGCCGATGTCTTTTTCGCTATGGAACAGGCGTCGCAGGCCGCATTACCCGCGCTGCGCGTGGACGGCGGCGCGACGCAAAACCGCTGGCTGATGCAGTTTCAGGCTGACCTCTTGCAGCGCCCGTTGATTCGCAACCATAACGCGGAAGTGTCTGCGCTGGGCGCGGCGTATCTGGGCGGAAAGATACTGGGATGGTGGGAACACAACGAACAGATTGCCGCTTTGCCCAGAGAAGTGGAGGTCATCGAGCCCTCGGCGGCCAGCCACGCCATTCTGGAGGGGTATCAACAGTGGCGCACGGCAGTGGCGCGTGCGCGTCTACGGCCTCAATCATGA
- a CDS encoding sugar ABC transporter ATP-binding protein, producing MLFPGTKALDNVDYNVYRGKVNVIIGENGAGKSTLMKILAGVQQPTSGQILLNGEAVRIADTRDAAAKGIGMVHQELNLSENLSVAENIFLGRELQKGVAPIDYQEQERIAAELMARLDQAISPRTEVASLKVGQQQLVEIAKALADQADILILDEPTSALSKTEVEILFRVIRELTRQNVSIIYISHRLEELMAIGDYITILRDGCFQAEAAVSDIDVPWIVREMLGGDPVTSFLHPGRTFGAPVLEAEHLTCLNDAGHQVVNDVSLMVREGEIVGIYGLMGAGRTELFECLLGIQNDYLGRIYLDSKPVNSRLSTAQRIRMGMSLVPEDRKKTGIFPLSSVASNLTIASLWRRLKYGMAIFQRQEQEVVASTIGQLAIKVSSPEVEIQALSGGNQQKVVIGRSLLTSPKVLLLDEPTRGIDVGAKADVFEMMVGLSEQGIGVLFSTSDLKEIMAVSDRILVMSNGKLTANIVRQSASESALVSASAQGF from the coding sequence ATGCTGTTTCCCGGCACCAAAGCGCTGGATAACGTCGACTACAACGTGTATCGCGGCAAGGTCAACGTGATTATTGGTGAAAACGGGGCGGGTAAATCGACGTTGATGAAGATTCTGGCCGGCGTGCAGCAGCCGACATCCGGGCAAATTCTGTTGAATGGCGAAGCGGTACGCATCGCGGATACGCGTGATGCGGCGGCAAAAGGTATCGGCATGGTGCATCAGGAACTTAACCTGTCCGAGAACCTGAGCGTGGCGGAGAACATCTTTCTGGGACGGGAGTTGCAAAAGGGCGTTGCACCTATTGATTATCAGGAGCAGGAGCGGATTGCGGCGGAGCTGATGGCGCGTCTCGATCAGGCTATTTCACCGCGCACCGAAGTCGCCAGCCTGAAAGTCGGCCAGCAGCAGTTGGTGGAAATCGCCAAGGCGCTGGCGGATCAAGCCGACATTCTGATTCTGGACGAACCTACCTCCGCGCTGAGCAAAACGGAGGTCGAGATTCTGTTTCGCGTGATCCGCGAACTGACTCGTCAGAATGTTTCCATTATCTACATTTCACACCGACTGGAAGAGTTGATGGCGATTGGTGACTACATCACCATCCTGCGCGACGGGTGTTTTCAGGCGGAGGCGGCCGTCAGCGACATCGACGTGCCGTGGATCGTGCGGGAAATGCTCGGCGGTGACCCTGTCACCAGTTTTTTGCACCCAGGCAGAACGTTTGGTGCGCCCGTGCTGGAAGCGGAGCACCTTACCTGCCTCAATGATGCCGGGCATCAGGTGGTCAATGATGTCTCGCTGATGGTGCGTGAAGGGGAAATTGTCGGCATTTACGGACTGATGGGGGCGGGACGCACCGAACTGTTCGAGTGTCTGCTGGGTATTCAGAATGACTATCTGGGCAGGATTTATCTCGATAGCAAACCGGTTAATTCACGGCTTTCTACCGCGCAGCGCATTCGTATGGGCATGAGTCTGGTGCCGGAAGATCGTAAAAAAACCGGCATCTTTCCGCTGTCATCGGTGGCCTCCAATCTCACTATCGCCAGCCTGTGGCGACGGCTGAAATACGGTATGGCGATCTTCCAGAGGCAGGAACAGGAGGTGGTTGCCAGTACGATTGGGCAACTGGCGATCAAAGTCTCTTCGCCCGAGGTCGAAATTCAGGCGCTCAGCGGCGGCAATCAGCAAAAAGTGGTGATTGGTCGTTCGTTGCTCACCAGCCCCAAGGTGTTGCTGCTGGACGAGCCGACGCGGGGCATCGATGTCGGAGCCAAAGCCGACGTATTTGAAATGATGGTCGGGCTGTCCGAACAGGGCATCGGCGTGCTGTTTTCCACCTCGGATCTGAAAGAGATTATGGCAGTATCGGACCGTATTTTGGTGATGTCGAATGGCAAGCTGACGGCGAATATCGTACGTCAGTCTGCCAGCGAGTCGGCATTGGTTTCGGCAAGTGCACAAGGGTTCTGA
- the pgpB gene encoding phosphatidylglycerophosphatase B, with the protein MYEIAKRTTIGAALLLIMPMIIWMSGWQWQPEYNGLWLRVLFWITETVTSPWGILTSIVLSLWFLWCLRFRLKPALGLLVIMAITVLIGQGIKSAIKEWVQESRPYVVWLEQNHQVDDSYFYSLPRKERSELVKTQLQDQTQIPQWLRNHWQFETGFAFPSGHTMFAATWALLGVGLLWARRHYKTVVILMLWANGVMGSRLVLGMHWPQDLVVATLISWLLVVVASWLAQRWCGPLSLQYEEIKEQAEEDAADNKSS; encoded by the coding sequence ATGTACGAAATTGCCAAGCGAACAACCATTGGTGCCGCACTATTACTGATTATGCCAATGATTATCTGGATGAGCGGTTGGCAGTGGCAACCGGAGTATAACGGGCTCTGGTTACGCGTACTCTTCTGGATTACAGAAACGGTGACGTCGCCGTGGGGCATTCTGACCAGCATTGTGCTGAGTCTCTGGTTTCTCTGGTGCCTGCGTTTTCGTCTGAAGCCAGCGCTCGGTCTGTTGGTCATCATGGCGATTACCGTACTGATTGGACAGGGTATCAAATCGGCGATTAAAGAATGGGTGCAGGAATCTCGGCCCTATGTGGTCTGGCTGGAACAAAACCATCAGGTGGACGACAGCTATTTCTATTCACTCCCGCGTAAGGAACGTTCGGAACTGGTGAAAACGCAGTTGCAGGACCAAACGCAGATTCCACAATGGCTGCGCAACCATTGGCAGTTTGAAACTGGATTTGCTTTTCCCTCCGGGCACACCATGTTTGCCGCAACCTGGGCGCTGTTGGGCGTTGGGCTACTGTGGGCGCGCCGACATTATAAAACGGTGGTGATCCTGATGCTCTGGGCCAACGGGGTCATGGGGAGTCGCCTGGTGCTCGGCATGCATTGGCCGCAGGATTTGGTGGTGGCGACGTTAATTAGCTGGCTGCTGGTGGTGGTAGCTAGTTGGCTGGCACAGCGCTGGTGCGGGCCACTCTCGCTCCAGTATGAAGAAATCAAAGAACAGGCGGAGGAGGATGCCGCCGACAATAAATCCTCATAG
- a CDS encoding sugar phosphate isomerase/epimerase family protein: MATYTYPEFGAGLWHFANYIDRYAVDGYGPALSTIDQIKAAKEVGELSYVDLPYPFTPGVTLSEVKDALKEAGLKAIGITPEIYLQKWSRGAFTNPDPAARAAAFELMHESAGIVRELGANYVKVWPGQDGWDYPFQVSHKNLWKLAVDGMRDLAGANPDVKFAIEYKPREPRVKMTWDSAARTLLGIEDIGLDNVGVLLDFGHALYGGESPADSAQLIIDRGRLFGMDVNDNLRGWDDDLVVGTVHMTEIFEFFYVLKINNWQGVWQLDQFPFRENHVEAAKLSIRFLKHIYRALDKLDIPALQAAQEAQNPLLAQRIVQDALLSSINVNE, encoded by the coding sequence ATGGCAACGTATACCTACCCTGAATTTGGTGCCGGTTTGTGGCATTTTGCGAATTATATCGACCGCTACGCGGTGGACGGCTACGGGCCAGCACTGAGTACGATCGATCAGATCAAAGCGGCCAAAGAGGTCGGCGAGCTTTCCTACGTCGATTTGCCTTATCCCTTCACGCCGGGCGTAACGCTCAGCGAAGTGAAGGATGCGCTGAAGGAGGCAGGGTTGAAGGCGATTGGCATCACGCCGGAAATTTATCTGCAAAAGTGGTCGCGCGGTGCCTTTACCAACCCCGATCCGGCTGCGCGAGCGGCAGCATTTGAATTAATGCATGAATCTGCTGGCATTGTGCGTGAATTGGGTGCGAATTACGTTAAAGTCTGGCCAGGTCAGGATGGCTGGGATTATCCATTCCAGGTCAGCCATAAAAATTTGTGGAAGCTGGCGGTTGACGGAATGCGCGATCTGGCAGGGGCGAACCCGGATGTAAAATTCGCTATCGAGTACAAGCCACGTGAACCGCGTGTGAAAATGACCTGGGATTCTGCTGCAAGGACGCTGCTGGGGATTGAAGACATTGGACTGGATAACGTCGGCGTGCTGCTGGACTTTGGGCATGCGCTGTATGGCGGCGAATCGCCAGCTGACTCGGCCCAGTTGATTATCGATCGTGGTCGGCTGTTCGGCATGGATGTGAATGACAACCTGCGCGGCTGGGATGACGATCTGGTGGTCGGCACCGTGCATATGACCGAGATCTTCGAGTTTTTCTACGTGCTGAAAATCAATAACTGGCAGGGCGTCTGGCAGCTCGATCAATTCCCGTTCCGTGAGAACCACGTTGAGGCGGCGAAGCTGTCCATTCGTTTCCTGAAGCACATTTATCGCGCGCTAGACAAGCTGGATATCCCGGCGCTTCAGGCGGCGCAGGAAGCGCAAAATCCGTTACTGGCGCAACGAATTGTGCAGGATGCGTTGCTGTCATCCATTAACGTTAACGAGTAA
- a CDS encoding D-ribose ABC transporter substrate-binding protein, translating into MKPYRLKSSLLAIMFSFSAGAFAADNGLIAIITPSHDNPFFKAEAEGARTKAIELGYTTLVASHDDDVSKQNQLIETAIARKAKAIILDNAGADSTIGPLKKAKAAGIPAFLIDREINETGVAVAQIVSNNYQGAQLGAEKFVELMGQKGKYVELIGRESDTNAHVRSQGYHDVIDQYSDMKRVARQTANWSQTEAFTRMEAILQANPDITGVISGNDTMALGAEAALKAAGRHDVIVVGFDGSDYVRDSIINKGNIKATVLQPGWQQAQMAVEQADYYLKNGKAQHEEKQLMDCILIDESNATKLNTFALKP; encoded by the coding sequence ATGAAACCTTACCGTCTGAAATCCTCTCTGCTGGCTATCATGTTTTCCTTCTCTGCCGGTGCGTTCGCCGCAGATAACGGGTTGATTGCCATTATTACCCCTTCACACGACAACCCATTCTTTAAAGCGGAAGCCGAAGGCGCCAGAACCAAAGCGATCGAACTGGGTTACACCACGCTGGTGGCATCGCATGACGATGATGTCAGCAAACAAAACCAGCTGATTGAGACCGCGATTGCCCGCAAAGCAAAGGCCATCATTCTGGATAATGCAGGCGCAGATTCCACCATTGGCCCGCTGAAAAAAGCGAAAGCCGCCGGTATTCCCGCTTTCCTGATCGATCGTGAAATCAATGAAACTGGCGTGGCCGTGGCGCAGATCGTTTCCAATAACTATCAGGGTGCGCAGCTCGGTGCGGAGAAATTTGTCGAGCTGATGGGGCAGAAAGGCAAATACGTCGAGCTGATTGGCCGCGAGTCAGACACCAATGCACACGTCCGTTCGCAGGGCTACCACGATGTGATCGATCAATATAGCGACATGAAGCGCGTCGCCAGACAAACGGCGAACTGGAGCCAGACGGAAGCCTTTACTCGCATGGAAGCCATCTTGCAGGCAAATCCGGATATTACCGGTGTGATTTCCGGCAACGACACGATGGCGTTGGGGGCGGAAGCGGCGCTGAAAGCTGCAGGGCGTCACGACGTGATTGTGGTGGGTTTTGACGGCAGCGACTACGTGCGCGACTCCATCATCAATAAAGGCAATATCAAAGCCACGGTGCTACAACCCGGCTGGCAGCAGGCGCAAATGGCGGTCGAACAGGCGGATTACTACCTGAAAAACGGCAAAGCGCAGCATGAAGAGAAACAGCTGATGGACTGCATTCTGATCGATGAATCTAATGCGACCAAACTCAACACCTTTGCGTTGAAACCGTAA
- a CDS encoding DUF2291 domain-containing protein encodes MLFDERYRACWVGIGALLLSACTVVDLDENGKPIIPVDPASTPGYSTMTPENIATALWQPTLLPAAQQQALSWDEVKQAQAALEDSARKAVYARLHGTVRGIDRESREGKLMLDVQGDAVTLQLGPIVKGNAIRDAAGFIRFEDFKNQVQFAQLARALNNKAISSLPALEAGVQGKPVNVLAALVITKQSISDAVPMTLNLTETSGGGAQ; translated from the coding sequence ATGCTGTTCGATGAACGATACCGTGCCTGCTGGGTTGGGATCGGTGCCTTGCTGCTGTCGGCCTGTACGGTGGTCGATCTGGATGAAAACGGTAAACCGATCATTCCGGTCGATCCAGCCTCCACACCGGGCTATAGCACCATGACGCCAGAGAATATTGCGACGGCGCTGTGGCAGCCAACGTTGCTCCCAGCTGCGCAGCAGCAGGCGTTGTCCTGGGATGAAGTGAAGCAAGCGCAGGCGGCACTGGAGGATTCAGCGCGTAAAGCCGTCTATGCACGGCTTCATGGCACGGTCCGCGGGATTGATCGGGAAAGTCGCGAAGGGAAATTGATGCTTGATGTGCAAGGTGACGCTGTCACGCTTCAACTTGGGCCGATCGTCAAAGGTAATGCCATTCGTGATGCGGCTGGGTTTATCCGCTTTGAGGATTTCAAAAATCAGGTGCAGTTCGCCCAACTGGCGCGTGCGCTGAATAACAAAGCGATCTCGTCGTTGCCGGCGCTGGAGGCAGGCGTGCAGGGTAAACCTGTCAATGTTCTGGCTGCACTGGTGATAACGAAACAGAGCATCAGCGATGCGGTACCGATGACGTTAAACCTGACCGAAACGAGCGGTGGAGGAGCGCAATAA